The proteins below are encoded in one region of Salvelinus namaycush isolate Seneca chromosome 39, SaNama_1.0, whole genome shotgun sequence:
- the LOC120032443 gene encoding zinc finger matrin-type protein 4-like, which yields MNERRLWHLDSEETAVDGNKCCSLCNMFFTSAIVAQSHYQGKTHAKSVKLVLGSSPTISTTPPTDCSPCPSNTPPLPMPPPPAPPITWLVTNGNTACRSCFLCGAWFNNPAMAQQHYEGKKHRRNAARRQLLEQLADNLDSNQNTGLRSSYSVCDVTLNSIEQYYAHLQGSRHQNK from the exons gATAGTGAGGAGACAGCTGTGGATGGTAACAAGTGTTGTAGTCTGTGTAACATGTTCTTTACCTCAGCCATAGTGGCCCAGTCCCACTACCAAGGAAAGACCCATGCTAAGAGCGTCAAACTAGTGTTGGGCTCCTCACCTACTATTTCTACTACCCCtcccacag ACTGCTCCCCCTGTCCATCCAACACGCCCCCTCTGCCAATGCCACCTCCCCCAGCCCCTCCAATTACCTGGCTAGTGACCAATGGCAACACAGCGTGTAGGTCGTGCTTCCTGTGTGGGGCATGGTTCAACAACCCAGCGATGGCCCAGCAGCACTACGAGGGGAAGAAGCACCGGCGGAACGCAGCCAGGAGACAACTACTGGAACAACTAGCTGATAACCTGGACAGCAACCAGAacacag GTTTGAGGAGCAGTTACAGTGTGTGTGATGTCACTCTGAACTCAATAGAACAGTACTACGCACATCTCCAGGGCTCCAGACACCAAAACAAGTGA